One region of Desulfobacterales bacterium genomic DNA includes:
- a CDS encoding GspH/FimT family pseudopilin: protein MRNKNGFSMMEVLTVIAIFAILSAIAMPNFLGWRKKAQLSRAARDVYSSFQKAKMESVRRNGNCGIEFRANDYVIYMDSDLSFDFNPINDQVVQTVNWSQYPGVRLDLSEGGGDGLTFSNPDSGLVFASDGLPRNNAGGLGSGSVFLTNQGNTRQNTITITTAGNIQIN from the coding sequence ATGCGCAATAAAAATGGATTTTCAATGATGGAAGTTTTGACGGTAATTGCCATTTTTGCCATCTTGTCCGCCATTGCTATGCCTAACTTTCTTGGGTGGCGCAAAAAGGCTCAGTTGAGTCGGGCCGCCAGGGATGTCTACTCAAGTTTTCAAAAGGCTAAGATGGAATCGGTGCGTAGAAACGGAAATTGTGGGATTGAATTTCGTGCCAATGATTATGTGATCTATATGGATTCCGATTTGAGCTTTGATTTTAATCCTATTAATGATCAAGTGGTCCAGACGGTGAATTGGTCTCAGTATCCAGGCGTTAGACTTGACCTAAGTGAAGGCGGAGGGGACGGTCTGACTTTTTCAAATCCTGATTCAGGGCTAGTCTTTGCTTCCGATGGGCTTCCCCGCAACAACGCCGGCGGTCTTGGCTCTGGAAGCGTTTTCCTAACAAATCAAGGCAATACCAGACAAAATACGATAACGATAACCACTGCCGGAAATATCCAGATCAATTAG
- a CDS encoding prepilin-type N-terminal cleavage/methylation domain-containing protein: protein MNRKGFTLIELLIAMVVASIVLGSIYAAYRSQTQAHRTQQLVVQMQQNMRAALYLLEREIMMAGYSITDPPAPAGFVQNFASLGSPHDGSGAASDANNIAFTMDSDDSGTIDAAAAIAGFEIIAYRLNAANSTLERWDGSSGAWQVAAEQITSLAFTYHREDDSQIPFPLTAADLPDIRSIEVALTATSRDRNMNLTHKIKCRNMGY from the coding sequence ATGAATCGAAAAGGCTTTACGTTAATTGAACTTCTGATCGCCATGGTCGTAGCGTCTATTGTCTTGGGCTCGATTTATGCAGCATACCGTTCGCAAACCCAGGCCCACCGGACCCAACAACTCGTGGTTCAAATGCAACAGAATATGCGGGCGGCCTTGTACCTTTTGGAAAGAGAAATAATGATGGCAGGCTACAGCATAACCGATCCGCCCGCACCTGCCGGTTTTGTTCAAAATTTTGCAAGTTTGGGTTCACCCCACGATGGCTCTGGTGCCGCCAGCGATGCCAATAATATAGCGTTCACCATGGACAGCGATGACAGCGGAACCATAGATGCTGCTGCCGCTATTGCTGGATTTGAAATCATTGCTTATCGACTAAATGCAGCTAACAGCACTTTGGAAAGATGGGACGGTTCCAGCGGTGCTTGGCAGGTCGCAGCTGAACAAATTACAAGCCTGGCGTTTACCTACCATCGGGAAGACGATTCGCAGATACCTTTTCCGCTTACAGCCGCTGATCTGCCGGATATCCGATCTATTGAAGTGGCGCTTACGGCCACCTCAAGGGATCGAAATATGAATCTGACTCATAAAATCAAATGCCGAAATATGGGCTATTAA
- a CDS encoding prepilin-type N-terminal cleavage/methylation domain-containing protein encodes MRTNAIETKIKMMPENKGFTLIEALFAIAIFSIGILAVSSMQISAINNNASARMRTEATMLASEKVEELMSLADYNDPLLDTDTQSDSSANNIYCLQWSAIEDTPIPSTKTIILSVRWTDGETGCGNFDQKENEVSLDFIRANI; translated from the coding sequence ATGAGAACCAACGCAATTGAAACCAAAATCAAAATGATGCCTGAGAACAAGGGTTTTACCCTCATCGAAGCGCTTTTTGCGATTGCCATCTTTTCCATTGGTATTTTGGCGGTGAGCAGCATGCAGATCTCTGCCATAAATAATAATGCTTCGGCCAGAATGCGTACAGAGGCAACCATGTTGGCTTCTGAAAAAGTAGAGGAACTGATGTCGTTAGCGGATTACAATGATCCTTTATTAGATACAGATACGCAATCGGACTCATCAGCAAACAATATATATTGCCTACAGTGGTCGGCTATTGAAGACACACCGATACCAAGTACGAAAACCATAATACTTTCGGTGCGCTGGACAGATGGCGAAACAGGGTGTGGAAATTTTGATCAAAAGGAAAATGAGGTCAGCCTTGATTTTATAAGAGCGAATATCTAG
- a CDS encoding PilX N-terminal domain-containing pilus assembly protein: protein MIQIKATFKKDDGSVMVAALLILVLLTIIGISATTMSNSELNITANMQLHKMAFFTAESGWHVMADWIDDQYPLPTVNLASDDFEGIDGINNDGDGFTDEHDEYINFTTIQFNQGSDMIDNDLDGGTDESDEFYDMLPFSDSKSNFQYGITAVYNGAGIAPGWDPTMFLRYNYEITSTATVPARIEDAVSQITVTAGKIEHIGS, encoded by the coding sequence ATGATTCAAATAAAAGCCACCTTCAAAAAGGATGATGGTTCCGTGATGGTAGCCGCCCTGTTGATTTTAGTGCTGCTCACGATAATTGGTATATCAGCCACCACCATGAGCAATTCAGAATTAAATATAACCGCCAATATGCAATTGCATAAAATGGCGTTTTTTACGGCTGAAAGTGGGTGGCACGTGATGGCAGATTGGATAGATGATCAATATCCGCTTCCAACGGTTAATCTCGCATCTGACGATTTCGAAGGAATTGATGGCATAAATAACGATGGTGACGGATTTACCGATGAACACGACGAGTACATAAATTTTACGACCATCCAGTTTAATCAGGGTTCAGATATGATTGATAACGATCTTGACGGCGGCACGGATGAAAGCGATGAGTTTTACGACATGCTGCCGTTTTCTGATAGTAAATCGAATTTTCAATATGGCATAACGGCTGTTTATAACGGGGCCGGAATTGCTCCTGGATGGGATCCCACCATGTTTTTAAGATACAATTATGAGATAACATCAACCGCCACCGTACCCGCGCGGATCGAAGACGCGGTGTCTCAGATTACGGTTACCGCCGGCAAAATTGAACATATAGGGAGCTAG